A segment of the candidate division TA06 bacterium genome:
TTGGTGATAGGACTGTCATCTACCCTTTTGCCTACATAGGCCCGGATGCAGAGATAGGGTCAGACTGTGTGATACATCCAAATGTTACCATCTGTTCAGGTGTGATCCTGGGTGACAGAGTTGTGGTTCATGCCAACGCGGTGCTGGGCTCTGATGGTTTTGGCTATGCACGGGATGGAGTTGGCCACAGAAAGATACCCCAGGTGGGTACAGTCGTTGTTGAGGACGATGTTGAGATAGGTGCCAACACTGCAATAGACAGGGCTACAATGGGTAGGACCCGTATTGGCAGGGGGACAAAGATAGACAATCTGGTGCACATAGCGCACAATGTGACGATTGGTTCAAACTGCCTTGTTGTTGCCCAGGCGGGAATCGCAGGTTCGACTGAGATAGGCGAAAATGTCCTAATCGGTGGACAGGCTGGCTTGGTGCACCACATAAAGATCGGGAGCAGGGCTTTCATAGGTGCACAGGCCGGTGTGACCAGGTCCTTTCCAGCAGATTCGAAAATATCAGGCTATCCAGCCAGGGACCACAACAGGTCAATGAGAGGCTATGCCGCGCTGAACAAACTCCCTTCGCTGATCAAGAAGGTGGACAAAATTGACAAAAGGATTGAGAAACTGGAGCAAAAAGGTGGAAAGACCTCAGAAGACGATAGCAGGTGAGACAGCCTGTTCCGGGATTGGCCTTCACAGCGGCAAGACCTCTGAAGTGCGATTTCTTCCAGCGAAACCGGACAAAGGCATAGTATTCAAGAGGACAGACTTAAAGGGTTCTCCAAGTTTGAAACCCACTCTGGACAGTGTCAACTATACCATCCATCAGACTTCTATTAGAGAAGGTGACACCGAGGTTTTGACTGTCGAGCACCTCCTTTGCGCCGCCTACGGGATGGAGATCGACAATATGATTGTCGAGATAAATGGCCCTGAGATCCCCATAATGGACGGAAGCGCCAAACCCTTCATGGAGGCATTCAACAATGCTGGCGTGGTTGATCAAAAAAACAGCTGCAGCCCGAAGACGCTCCAGCATCCTGTCAAATATGAGAAAGACGGAGTGTGCATAGCAGCACTCCCTTCGGACTCTCTTACCATAACGTTCGGTATTCAATATGATCATCCGCATCTGCTCAGCCAATACGCGCGCTTCGAGATAACCCCTGAAGTCTTCCA
Coding sequences within it:
- the lpxD gene encoding UDP-3-O-(3-hydroxymyristoyl)glucosamine N-acyltransferase → MKLKEMAHILDGKLRGDPDADVVSVAPIDSAGEGVLAFAASEQYLKTAERSGASCIIVPKGFHVEGKNLIEVENPRLALAKAMEVLYKRERIGPGIEEGAHVAETARVAPSSHIATLAYIGDDTRVGDRTVIYPFAYIGPDAEIGSDCVIHPNVTICSGVILGDRVVVHANAVLGSDGFGYARDGVGHRKIPQVGTVVVEDDVEIGANTAIDRATMGRTRIGRGTKIDNLVHIAHNVTIGSNCLVVAQAGIAGSTEIGENVLIGGQAGLVHHIKIGSRAFIGAQAGVTRSFPADSKISGYPARDHNRSMRGYAALNKLPSLIKKVDKIDKRIEKLEQKGGKTSEDDSR